In Elaeis guineensis isolate ETL-2024a chromosome 1, EG11, whole genome shotgun sequence, a genomic segment contains:
- the LOC105038047 gene encoding LOW QUALITY PROTEIN: ASI1-immunoprecipitated protein 1 (The sequence of the model RefSeq protein was modified relative to this genomic sequence to represent the inferred CDS: inserted 1 base in 1 codon), which translates to MSTDMEEARKAYAEFEEKVKRTVFLDNLSPKVTPAVIKMALGQFANVVNVEFIPNYTIPYNIPQCALVEMEDEDKAKAIITEMTNFLFMMSGMPRPVRARPAKAEMFADRPXTTDRKIEVRWVDPSDPDFVVAKKLKEMVQRHKAETLALVKLQLDEEEKLAKQQAEILKSNVKKYEMIETIMQDKTASRLARHYGVTLGDE; encoded by the exons ATGTCTACTGATATGGAGGAGGCCAGGAAGGCTTATGCCGAATTTGAGGAGAAAGTGAAGAGGACAGTGTTCCTCGACAATCTTTCTCCCAAGGTCACACCTGCTGTCATCAAAATGGCGCTTGGTCAATTTGCTAATGTGGTGAATGTGGAGTTTATCCCGAACTACACAATACCTTATAATATTCCACAGTGTGCTCTGGTGGAAATGGAGGATGAAGATAAGGCTAAAGCCATAATCACTGAGATGACCAACTTTCTGTTCATGATGTCTGGAATGCCGAGGCCTGTCAGGGCACGACCTGCCAAAGCAGAGATGTTTGCTGACCGTC GCACCACTGACCGGAAGATAGAAGTTCGCTGGGTGGACCCATCTGATCCAGATTTTGTGGTGGCAAAGAAGCTTAAGGAAATGGTCCAGAGACACAAGGCAGAAACTTTGGCCTTGGTTAAG CTTCAACTGGACGAAGAGGAGAAGCTTGCAAAGCAGCAGGCCGAAATACTGAAGTCTAACGTCAAGAAGTACGAGATGATAGAGACCATCATGCAAGATAAGACTGCCTCCCGCTTGGCCCGCCATTATGGTGTTACGCTCGGTGATGAGTGA
- the LOC105038045 gene encoding uncharacterized protein, translated as MHAKTDSEVTSLAASSPARSPRRHVYYVQSPSRDSHDGEKTATSFHSTPVLSPMASPRHSHSSVGHHSRDSSSSRFSGALKKVANNDGGKGGRRKSEKTWKEFTVIEEEGGLLEDEEEGKGFRRRLYFLGFILAFVVLFSFFALILWGASRSQRPQITMKSITFESFIIQAGTDASLVPTDMATLNSTVKLTFRNTGTFFGVHSTSTPFDLTYNQLTLASGNMNNFYQSRKSQRTLNVVVSGNKIPLYGGGPSLTNSPGKTNTSVPVPLSLSFMMRSRAYVLGQLVKPKFYTTVQCSVAMDQTKLNTPVSLKKSCQYS; from the exons ATGCATGCCAAGACCGACTCGGAGGTGACGAGTTTGGCAGCGTCGTCCCCGGCTAGATCTCCGAGAAGGCATGTCTACTACGTCCAGAGCCCGTCGAGGGACTCCCACGACGGCGAGAAGACGGCGACGTCGTTCCACTCGACGCCGGTCCTCAGCCCAATGGCCTCGCCGCGGCATTCCCACTCCTCGGTGGGGCACCACTCCCGTGACTCGTCCTCGAGCCGCTTCTCGGGCGCGTTGAAGAAGGTGGCGAACAATGATGGAGGTAAGGGTGGCCGCCGGAAGAGCGAGAAGACATGGAAGGAGTTCACAGTCATAGAGGAGGAAGGAGGCCTCcttgaggatgaggaggaggggaAGGGGTTTCGACGCCGGCTTTACTTCCTTGGGTTTATCCTGGCTTTCGttgttctcttctctttctttgcgTTGATCCTTTGGGGAGCCAGCAGATCACAGAGGCCTCAGATCACCATGAAG AGCATCACATTTGAGAGTTTCATCATCCAAGCTGGAACTGATGCATCGCTGGTGCCGACCGACATGGCTACATTGAACTCCACTGTAAAGCTTACATTCCGAAACACCGGGACCTTCTTCGGTGTTCATTCGACCTCGACACCATTTGATCTCACCTACAACCAACTCACATTGGCCAGTGGGAAT ATGAACAATTTTTATCAGTCAAGGAAAAGCCAAAGAACTCTCAATGTGGTGGTGTCTGGGAACAAGATTCCACTGTATGGAGGAGGGCCAAGCCTGACCAATTCCCCTGGAAAGACCAACACTAGTGTCCCAGTGCCACTTAGCCTTAGTTTCATGATGAGATCAAGGGCCTATGTGTTAGGGCAACTTGTGAAGCCCAAATTCTACACAACGGTCCAATGCTCTGTTGCTATGGACCAGACCAAGCTCAACACTCCAGTCTCCCTCAAGAAATCTTGTCAATACTCTTGA